The Glycine soja cultivar W05 chromosome 9, ASM419377v2, whole genome shotgun sequence sequence AAGAAATCCATGACATAGTAGTCTTGTCCCATTACACATGTTGGATTTAGGGTATATGTTTTGTAACAACATAAGGGTGCACCTTTTTTAACCTTTAAAATATGCAGAGGCAGACCACCTGGAGCAAAATCGAGTGAAAGTACTCTTGCTAATTAAGTTGGGTGTGTCCCCTTCGACCTCATCAAATGATAACAAATTCTGTTATTCTCCTGGGGAATGACTGATAATTATGTCATTACTTTTTTGAACATCCTCATTTTTTGATGTCAATATGGCTCTTTGTACCATATAAGATGAATCCCATGTAGGATGAGATTCTAATTGGGGAAATGTTTCTTGTATAAGTTTTTGTATTGAACTTTCCCCTTCCCATGTCATTGCAAGTTGGTGGGAAATTTTGACCATATCACCATGCTTAGTAGGTTCAATACCATCTTcaatgcgcataatatattctGCAAAATTATGATCTTCCAATGATCAAATGCTTTGTGCCCATAAAGGACCTTTGTGATAGCCCATAAAAAAGACTTAACAATACATGCAAACATTATTTGTTCCTTAATACCGTTTTGAACAACAATAAATACTTGACTAAAATCCCCTCCTAATACTGTCACTCCCCCCTCCCCCCAAATGGAACATCTCAATTTAGAATATCTTTTAATGAATGATCTAATGCTTCCAAAGCATATCTATTTATCATGGGTCCCAAATGATTGACATTGTTTCTCTAATTAGATTTgcaagatgtgattgtttactTGTTGAGAGAAATAAATACGTCTCTATATTGATAAGTATCTTAAATCGAGAATGTGCACTCCGACCATTAGATGATAGTGTCACAACTATCCCAAATGAAACGATtactaatattatatattacttgATTTAGGTATATGTTATGATAGTTGGAcgaaatatatttaattctttatttaaggAAGTTATAATTATATCcaagtaaattaattttgatataatttttcataaattagaaTAGTATATATGTGATTGATTAACATGTAATTAGTGTAATTAATTTTGGTTGATAAAGAAAAACGAGCATGACCCACCTTGGTGGGGGTGTCTGAGCTTGTTCAAGTGTAAGGAGCAACCCAACTCAACGAGAGTATTGGAGGAAGAAGAACGGAAGAAGAAACGACTCAACCAGAGAGAAAAAGTGTGGAAATAACTCAACATATTCGCATGgtctttcaactttcaactctTAAGACCAGACCGGTCGCACTTTCCCCATTCCCATAGAACACGTTGCAGCCCCTTCGTTGGACCAATTCGCCGCATAAGCAAAACCCTTCCTTCACGTTAACCCCCAAATCAtaaccctctctctctctcttttttttttttcccctcaCCACTTGGAAACTGAAATGGTATATAAAGAAACAAGTTCATAGAGATTTGCCATGAGAATAATTCCCTCCTGTTCTTCTGCACACTAAGGAACTAATTGCCTTCAATTCTGATAAATTGCGTTGTAAGGTTCTAATATGAGTAGCAATGATCAAACTTCTGGTGCTAGTCTCTACATTAGGGCTTTAATTTGCAACGCTGCTGCTGGTGCCTCTGCTGgtaatttaccttttttttttttttttgcttcgaACTCTTTCCTATtttgggttcagttttaatGGGTATCTCTCAATTTCGTAACTTTTGATTCCCAGTTGCTGCTGTTTTGGTCTCTTCTCTGCTGATGTTTTAGTATTTCGAGTGTGACATTCACTGTTGGTGGATTAACTAGAGAGTTGCATCGTGCAGGGGCAATAGCGGCTACATTTGTGTGCCCATTGGATGTGATCAAGACTAGGCTACAAGTTCATGGCCTTCCTCATGGGCAGAAAGGTACCCCTTTTTGCTGATTGCTGAATGCAGGGTTTTAGATTGTGTCTTAAATTGCACTTGCATCGTAGTCACGGTTGTGTTGGGTCACATGTTAGATGATGCTGTTCGCAATCATGGCTTCACGAGGTGCAATTGAGATGTtgcaattctggtgtggtctgCGATTTGAAGCATTGAATTATTTCATGTGTGGTTTCACTTTTTATGCCATCAGATGTGCGCCAGTCAGAAGCTACAATTTGTAGCTTTTGCATTACATCTCACAGTTTGATgcaatttcatttgaaaatgTCGATATATGAGGCAAATCCAAACACAGTTAACAGGTCTTTGACAatgttgtggttgattttgaatttgtgtTAAGATTGACAAGTTTTCGATCATTGATAATTAATTGACTGAAGTTTTTTAGGTTGATGTTTCTTTGAGAAGaatttgctttaattttttaagagaagTGCTTCTCCTTTGAGTGTTTAGTGTTTGTGACTGTGTCATCAACATGTAGTTGAAACTGGGTGATGTTAGTTTAATTCAAATTGTCAATGATATATTGTAGTATCAATGAATTCTGTCTTACATTTGTCGATTGATTGTTTCTTGAGCCTAATTTTTGTTGTTCTCCCAGGTAGTGTCATTATCACAAGCTTGCAAAATATAGTAAGGAATGAAGGTTTCAGGGGAATGTACCGTGGCCTTTCACCAACAATAGTGGCATTACTTCCAAACTGGGCAGTGAGTTTCTTTTCCTGTTGCCTCTCTAACTACATTGATCAATGTCTATTGCAACTAAAGATGCAAGGCTCTGTGAAGCAGGGTTTGGATGTACTTCTGTTTTGTGTTGTTTCAGCAAGCATTCATTTGCCTTCCATCTTCTCATGTCATACATACAAACTATACATAAACATAGACGAGATAATTGATAAGCCCAAAATTTGAAGTTACACGGGTCTTATGAATAGCCAATGATAATCTtccaatcaatttttatttctcttataatCCTCTCTAGGATACACTCTTCACAAGCTACTAGCTAATATATTGTTCATTACCACTAGTTTGCTAATACATTAGTTTAGGCCTAAAGATAAACCAGTTTTTGCATCTGTTTTGAAATATAACTGATGATAATCTTCATATCAATTCCTATTTGTCATATAATCCTCTCTAGGGTACAGTCTTCACCAAGGTACTTGCTATATGATGATAATCTTCATATCAATTCCTATTTGTCATATCAATATAACTGATGTTTTGAAATATATTGTTCATTAATCATTACGACTAGTTCACAAAATTCTTGgtctcattaatttttttttactttccttGTTTgcttcattttataataaaatctaGTGTTATTTTGGTCTCCACTTCTGTTTTGGTCTAGAGACAAACAAGATTTTGCATCtctatgaaaagaaaattatttagagTGATTTGTATGGTCATATACTCATATTCAAGTCTACTTGGTTGATATAAATCTTTGTGTTTAATTATTGTTGACCATACATGGCATTTCCACTCTTAAGAGTACTTTTATGATACCCTTACtaagttaaattttttgagGTTGGAAGAGGTACTATAACAAGCAACAATCATCTTAAGTGATTGCCTCTTTGCCTTCTTGCTGGAGTTGCTGGAGGAATGTTTAATCCTGTCCACCCTAGCAGTGTAAAGCAACATATGCCTTTGTATTTGTATGAAaaaccatttaaaaattaatctccCTGACTGGTTGCATGTACTTTGCCCATGAAGATCCTTTTTCAAGGCATGTATTAGTCACTTTTATATCAGAAGATGGATAATGTTTCTTTTACTGTTTAATTGAATGTTTGTAATAGTTTCTCTTCATAGTTCgtatcttttcaaataacataaaGTCTATTCCAATTGTAGGTTTATTTCACAAGTTATGAGCAACTAAAGGGTCTTCTTCGTTCACGtggtaaatattattttggttCTTCAGATCTGCAATTGAAATTTGTATGATcgtctatatttttaatgatgcATTGGAATACTGTAACAGATGGTTGCGATGAACTCACAACTATTGGAAATATTATAGCTGCTGCTGGTGCTGGTGCAGCCACTGCAATTTCTACAAATCCATTGTGGGTTGTTAAGACAAGACTTCAAGTAAGTTAATGCTTCTCATGTCTGTAATCTtagtaaaatatttgtaaaaatagGAGTCTATGATCTTCTCATTTATTGTTCTTAAACCCTATGGGTATCTGCAAGTGAGGAGGGTAATTACCAGTCTATTGGAGCTGGGGATGAGGGCGGGTATTTACCTGTGATTTTTTGCGGGGATGGGTGCAGGTACAGGTACTATAGTACACTACCCACCCTGGCCTGCCTTGCACATGTTTGTcacatatattaaatattaatataactaAAATGTTACTTAAGTAAAtagtttattcttaaaaaaagtaaataatttatatcataCATATACTcttctataaaataataattatatcttcCAAATTTTATGATTACAGTAACAGTTTACCAAAGAATGAACCCTAATTCAACATaccttatattaaatttgttttacatTCTATTTAAGAATATTGAACTATCATTTacttttatgtataaatttatgaatttgttGGCAAATTCTTTTAAGATTGACTTCGAATTGAACTATTATTTACTTATCTTTTTAATGTTGGATGATTATATTTTCTAATGTTGTTTATTTATGACTTAAGTTTGGACGAATCAATGTTATGTTTACTTGTTTTTAATACTACTATATAAATAGAAGACaaaattggttaaaaaattatctttgaaaATAACCACCTCTTAAACCATTTAATGCCATGGGTAGTAttggaataaaattaaaattttgacaaaTCAACTATTCTTTGAAAATATTGGTCTTGATGAATTAGTTAATTGGTTCTTATATATAGAACTGGAGGTAGTATTATACGGGGATACTTTTAATGTTATGTTTGGATTACTTAAgagtaaaatttcaatttacttgtagtaatttttctaattaatatatttttattgatttattaactttatatataagtaaaatgtGGGTCACGGGTGCAGGTATGGGTATATCTACCCAACGGGTATGGGGATGAGAATTAAAGTTGCTACCCGCACAAGTATGGGACTGGATACGGCTATTTTTTAAACCCGGGTATTGGGACGGGTACTATAGTACCCTACCCAGACCCTACCCATTGCCATCCCTACACCCCTACTTGTTCTTGTCTGCTCAATGTAGATATTTCTCAATCTTTAATACATGCCTATTCATCTGCCATCTTATTTCTTTCAATGTAATTTTGAGTTTCTTAGATATTTCTGATGTATTTGCTATCCCAAGTCCCAACTATTTGGTTAGATTGAAAAGATGCAGATtatcatgtttaaatttatatttctgaTGAGATTAGGTTTAGAATACATCTGTATGTATCCCTTGGTTATGCCTTGTTCAGTTTCGATGAAGTTTACTATcattagttatttatttcatCTATTCATGGATAATGACAGATGCTCTTGTTTTTGCTATATtggaaattaattcattttttcctGATAACCATTAGACACAAGGAATGAGGCCTGATGTTGTTCCTTACAAGAGTGTTCTTTCTGCTTTGACAAGGATTACACATGAGGAAGGCATACGAGGCTTATATAGGTCAGTTTTGTTGTTTCAATATTAAGGTTGATGATTTTGGCTATATACATTATGGAGTTTCCAAAGGTTGATAAATGTTTGTTTGTACAACAAAtgaggaaaaaatatttaatagaagaGAGAAATTTCTTCTATTCCTTTATTTTTGCAGGCACTATGAAATCATTATTAACTATAAGTTCCGTTTAATATTTTTGCATATACCATTATGCATTTCCTTTTAGAAAGggaaaaaatctatttttgagAAACTATTTCCTTAATCAAGATCTGTCATCATAGAAATAACTGCATTTGGCAAGACTGCAAGCTAATTCTTGTGAATAACATGCTAATCCGTTAGAGTAAGATAAATCTTGAAAAATTAGACAGTTCAACATGAAATgtagatgaaaaaataattctagTACGATAGTACCTATATATATTCttctaaacaaaataaaaatatcaataactgGAGATGTTCAGATATTCttgtttgaatttttgaatATTTGGTATGcactatttatatattaatgttaCGGTTGAACATTTAGATCATTGAgaataattttctatttgaaGTTGTTAAGTGGATTAAGTGTATGAAATCATACATCTTTATTGATTGATCCTTACCCTGGTTTATATATGAGATTCCAAGTTGAGTAGTAAATAGAGATGCAAACAGCCTTCATATCATAACTGCTGCACagtataaaatcaatttttcaaggggaaaaaataataaactgaaCTGCCTGATAGCTTGAGTCTGTTTCTGTGTATTTAGTTGTGACACTGATATTTGTTAATGTGAAACAGTGGCATTGTTCCTTCATTGGCTGGCGTAAGTCATGTTGCAATTCAATTTCCAGCATATGAAAAGATCAAGTCATACATGGCAGAAAAAGGTATGAATGCTAACAGTGAATTATGTATTTATTCTGCAGTCCTTGAAATAAgtgaatttttctgtttttgttatatttgttgcCTCATCAAAATTCCAATATGTCAGACAACACAACCGTTGACAAGCTAACTCCTGGGAGTGTTGCCATTGCATCATCAATTTCAAAAGTATTTGCCTCTGTAATGACTTATCCACATGAGGTATGTATGACCACCTTCTGGCTAAATTGAAGATAACTGTAGGATCCCTTTGAGTGACAACTTTGTATTTCCCAACATTAACTAttgaaaaatttcatattttcagGTAATACGATCCCGGCTGCAAGAGCAAGGCCAGGCCAAAAATATTGGGGTCCAGTATACAGGGGTTATTGACTGTACTAAGAAGGTGTTTCAAAAGGAAGGCATTCCAGGCTTTTATCGCGGTTGCGCGACCAATCTATTAAGAACAACTCCATCTGCAGTTATTACATTCACTAGTTATGAGATGATACACAGGTTTTTGGAGCGGGTTGTACCTCAGGACAGAGGGTATCCGCATGGCCGTTCTAAAGCCAATGCAGTTAACAAGCCCCAGCCAAAAGCCAGTGGCAGTGACAGTGACGCAGATAGGCGGCAACCACCATCTCAGTCTAACACTAAAGCTTCATCAATTCCTCATGAAAACAAAGAGCAGCTAAAAAGACATTgacgataatgttttttttttttttttgtctttcctACATTTAATTTATAGCTTTGTGGatctgatatttttttttttgtttgtctgACATGCCAATTGCTCGATTTTACAAGAATTGTGCATTATTTATCGCGGGGTCTAGCTCAGTTGGTTGAGCTGGAGGTGTAAGTGCTATAAACTTTCTAATATTGTGTTTAATGCTtacgaataaaaataatattagcaAAGAAATAAAGGTGAAGTGAATATGAACAACGTCATGTTCTCTAAGCATAATAATACGATGGAGTAAAACAAGTGTGATTTCCATTGGGCTTTGAAACCTGATCTTGCTTGTGTGTATATGATTTTGTGTTATTCAATATCTTCTGTAATTCAATgactattttgattttttgtcaTCACACGTCCTGCTGATATTCCTGCATCACCTAAATTTGTTATGACAAGTCGAGGGGCAGTTGAATTAAAGCTGTAGCCCACATAGTAAGTGCGTTTCCTGTTATATCTCTTGGGACCATACTTTGTCTGTTTGTACACATTCCAGTTCCCTAAGACTTGTGGTGGGATTACAATCGGACCATTTTGCGATTGACATTTTAAGCATTTATACGAGGTGTCATGTGTACCTTTATGgtttaaatgtttatttcttgcaaattcacatttttttttttggttttataatttttttcatttttaattcctataaatttgtgtttttaattgttgcagacagttgtttttgttcttataaatttgtatttttttaatttggttcatatatatatatatttatttatttatatgtgtgtgtgtgttaaaaatgaaaaaaataaaatttttaagagactaaaattaaaaaaaaaaaatacaatcttAGAGACtaaataagaacaaaaagacttacaagaatttttttttaaaaaaatacaaatttattgaaactaaaaatgaatattttttttaaatgctacGAGAACTAAATAAGCTGACAATGTTATAAAACTGAACCGTGAAACTTTTAGGTTATGCTTTTCAATGTTATAAAACTGAACCGTGAAACTTTTAGGTTATGCTTTTCAATGTTATAAGAACGGGGCAAATGTTTATCCATAACTCAAGCATCATGTCCCCTTTATCTTTTTGGCCTTTGTGACATTGATTATTCATGCTTTAGCAAAAGATACTCTCCTCTCCTGCTCTGACCATGTGCTCACGTTTCTCCTTCTCCCAgtcctcttttatttttcattcgtattttctttcttaaaaaaatgaacctATTATAAAGAACAATGCCCTTTTCTCATTATGCAATAAGCATTTCAATAATTTGGATTAATCAATCTTTACAAACATTTTGTTAATTAATCTTTACAGAGACACATATTTGTAGAATTGGATCAACTTCCAGGACAAGTAGAGGAAGGAATAGTACAATTTATCATCCAATGATAAACAGACAAAGAATAGAAGGAAAAGATACAATCACAATTGGAATGAgatagaaaagaataaaattcacCTACTAAATCTCTCCTTCACGTTCTACCTCTCTATCTCTCCTTCACGTtctacctctctctctctttatagatttttttcacacaaaatccTTTAACCGTGAATTGGTTATTTTGGGTCTGCTTCCTCTCCTCAAGTCTTGAATTTTTGCATTCTCCATCGAATCTTTGACTAGCTGACTATTTTGCCTGTTTTCCTCATGGGAGTCGTTGCTTCCTTTAGTCTTATTGTCCGTGTCACCGTTTCCATTCCTTACAATCTATTAGGTATACAAGTTTCGGTaatttttgcacatgttctcaGAAATATTCGAGGTAGCGGATAATTCTCCTTTTGAAGGTCTTTTATCCTTTCGATACTTTCTTTATCATGGATCAacttgttaaattttaatatttggtttgataatctaaaattatatgattaaagTGCActcaaacaaattaataatatgaaCTAAGTAAAAGAAGATGTTATCGAAAGAAGAAATGAACAttgaaagaggaagaagaaggagacaTCGAAAGATACTTATACAGAGAGAAAAGAAATGATTGAGAGCATTATAGTAATATGTCAATCCGTGAGCGTCGCGGGGACTTAGAGTATCTTTAATGAAATAACTCATTTTGGGTTTTGGACCACTTTTTGTGGGTCCCATGATACCACATAAGATGCAAGAACTTTTGTCATTGTTTACTTTAGTGGTAGAATCCAATTTGGATTCTTGGATTTTACTTGCACATAAAAAATAgaacctctcttttttttttgtcaaatagcattaaaaaaaactatttttttttattataaaaaaagtggAGTTCTTGAGAGTTTTCCCCCTAGAACCCAACCTTTAACATGGAAAATTCTTTAGTAAGAATAGTAGTAGATCTAGTGGATAGGGGTTCTTGAGCTTAAGAATCCtaattaaatatgttcttaCGATATAAAGGTGTTCGCAAGTTTCAACCCTTATTACAATATACAAGTATGATATTTATGATGTACTAGTTATAACTACTCATAAATGCTACAAGTTTCTAGTGAATCTTCATCGTCAATTGCTTTGGTCTTCAATCTTCACTGTTGATTGCTTTGGTTTTTGATCTTTGTCATTGATAACTTTGTCTTCAATTTTTACCATTGATGTCTGATCTTCATCTTTCGACAATCATCAAAAGACCAATTTTTGATATTGTAATTGAAAAATGGTGGTGTTAACAATAAGGGACTAGTGGATAGGGGTTCTTGAGCTTAAGAATCCtaattaaatatgttcttaCGGTATAAGGGTGTTCACAAGTTTCAACCCTTATTACAATATACAAGTATGATATTTATGATGTACTAGTTATAACTACCCATAAATGCTACAAGTTTCTAGTGAATCTTCATCGTTAATTGCTTTGGTCTTCAATCTCCACTATTGATTGCTTTGGTTTTTGATCTCCATTATTGACAACTTTGTCTTCAATTTTTACCATTGATGCCTGATCTTCATCTTTCGATAATCATCAAAAGACCAATTTTCGATATTGTAATTGAAAAATGGTGGTGTTAACATAAGGGACTGTTTTGGTCCATTTGTAATTGCTCAAACTATTGTCTCTGATGGTTGTTATTATGCTACCATTGGGGAGTCTCTAGGATTGCTCCATGCTCTTTAGTTGGCTATTTCCATGGGTTTTATTGCTATTGCCTTCGAGTTGGATAGTAAACTAGTGGTGGCCAAGTTGAAGTTAGTAGAAGAAAACGTTTCCAAGTTGGGATCGACACTAAAAGATTGTTTTGTAATTCTTCTAATTATAACTTTAATTTGAAGTTTGTTTTGTGACAAGCTAATATGGTTGCTCATACTAAGGGTCGATCCTGAGATTTTATAGGCCTTGAGCGAAATAACAAATTTGCTCCTATTTAATGTTGGGAAGATTTGAGACATTCTATTCAGACAGAGAAGTTCAGatgatagaagaagaagaaaggtatCTCGCAAAGTGTTAGTTTATtgtgaataacacaattaaaatgAAGAGGTATTAAAAGTTCTCTCAAGCTCACTCAACACacaatataaaactttttataaagGAAACAACAACTAAATGTATAACAAAAAGTGGTTACAACAAAACATAGTTATAGTTACAACACATCCTATGTTAACAAACCACCAGACTGAATGCTCCCTTCTACGTGATTAGACGATCCAACAGATTACAAAAGATTGGATGACCAATACAAAAGACAAGAGTATTGGACAAGATGACCAATTTCATTGTCCACCCTAACTCTATCATTCATCATCCAACAATCAACAATCTCCACCTTGGTTCAATAACATATATGAATTACAAGTAACTCAGTTCATTTACAACCATCTATGTTAAGTGGTCCATACAGTGCATGATCTTGCCTCTTGAAACAGGCTTCATGACAAATAGGAATTGATATGAATCATTTACTGATGCACACATTAAGTTATCCCAAGTTGATCCCTGGCAATTGGgacctaagaatatttactaaatatcgaTCCCTCTCGCATATGCAATAAATGCTCcaacattacaattatattctcgtgctttttgcaatcaaaatgttatgctctattcctagcaacgtaACATAAAGAGTAAATCattcaattcaaattcaaagatTACTTTCCAGTCTCACTTAAGATTCAATTTCATGACACTaatgatcaaatagaatcaagcattacaagtagaatgaaatcaccaataatgagtagaaaaaactcatacatatataatatcaaaagggattcataagggtacaaagattacatccaatccttaagaaaaactaactgaTCATTGCGCagagcacaagactaacaagagaaatgacgaaGGATGTGATCCACAGTCACAACTCTACAACGCCTCAACtccacttttctttttctccttcttcttcctcagcctctgcatgctttCTTCACTATTGAATGCTGCTGGATTCTCCATTCCTTGAAAaatgcatggctatttatagaaaactaCCTAGGAGAGCAGACAAATTTGTTGCTTATTGTTGAAGGCATCCACTCGCCTCGGCGAGTTTCTTGCTTAGGGCTGAAGTAAGATCTTTagcccaagcgagctggttgCTAGCCTGGGCGAATTTGGGGTAAAAATCTTTGTGAAAAGACCATTTTGCCCTTTCTTTTGGCTTTGCTTTTGGATCTAACAAAAAACTctcaaaacctacaaaatcatggatgaatttttcatatttaaacaacaacattagtaaatgtacaatatatataaaacaactagatttaagggtagtttataagaaaactattacaatcgaaagataagtgctaacaatttaatcccaaaaataattgaattttggCACTTATCAACTCGCCCCAACCTAGAATCTTGCTTGTCTTcaagaaaagtaaagaaaaattacaaataacaataatataagtataaaataaatatgcttaaaaattatgaacatgctttgtaaagaatcgatccccaaactgatcagaacaatatttttcaaaatgcaataatgagaaatgaaagcacaaagatGGAATTCACTAAACCAAAAATGAGATTAAGATCAATtcacattttgtttctaaagaacATAAGAGGAAACAATGGATACATTCAAACAGAGGAAAACCTCTCAAAGGTGTATAATTCTCACACATgcaagtgtttcatctcaaATCCAATCACAAATatgtcataaattaattttgcaagtcatttcccatcaaatcaaagataaattacataatcatcatggattaataggtcttttaaggttgggCTTGGTTTTGAAGGAAGTCTTGGTTTTTCTAGATATTCAAACATACCTTGAGAGCAAACATAAAAATCTAGCTAGTAACTCAAAATGAACAATCACTTCCTATCCCTTTTTCGTTTAAACCAAGTTATCACTTCTTTCTATTAAGATATTTACAACAACTATGATAAAAAATGTACATGAttca is a genomic window containing:
- the LOC114425830 gene encoding nicotinamide adenine dinucleotide transporter 1, chloroplastic-like translates to MSSNDQTSGASLYIRALICNAAAGASAGAIAATFVCPLDVIKTRLQVHGLPHGQKGSVIITSLQNIVRNEGFRGMYRGLSPTIVALLPNWAVYFTSYEQLKGLLRSRDGCDELTTIGNIIAAAGAGAATAISTNPLWVVKTRLQTQGMRPDVVPYKSVLSALTRITHEEGIRGLYSGIVPSLAGVSHVAIQFPAYEKIKSYMAEKDNTTVDKLTPGSVAIASSISKVFASVMTYPHEVIRSRLQEQGQAKNIGVQYTGVIDCTKKVFQKEGIPGFYRGCATNLLRTTPSAVITFTSYEMIHRFLERVVPQDRGYPHGRSKANAVNKPQPKASGSDSDADRRQPPSQSNTKASSIPHENKEQLKRH